The Pyrus communis chromosome 2, drPyrComm1.1, whole genome shotgun sequence genome includes a window with the following:
- the LOC137723112 gene encoding uncharacterized protein, with protein MAKTTPSHQTLLFLTVLLLTTAQPSQSFSYSQYPTLFSLAHSLMTRVANLREARGDVSGSQRARAVASKLGRGLGMGVWGFTWSAGWDYLRNYAWRDFPYSEVYGAVADANELLRWLGDLTQRQSDSDRAVWVAQNYQTILKVSKSLLRRLLKVFYHSGTLREMVKAVQREVVEGELLRDCLELGSNDLNGVIQILKDLESQYGSTTHQEL; from the exons ATGGCCAAGACGACACCGTCGCACCAGACACTTCTCTTCCTCACCGTTCTCCTCCTGACCACTGCACAGCCCTCCCAATCCTTCTCCTACTCTCAGTACCCAACCCTCTTCTCCCTCGCCCACTCGCTCATGACGCGGGTGGCCAACCTCCGGGAGGCACGCGGCGACGTTTCGGGATCGCAGCGGGCCAGGGCCGTCGCGTCGAAGTTGGGGCGGGGGCTCGGGATGGGTGTGTGGGGGTTCACGTGGTCCGCCGGCTGGGACTATCTCAGGAACTACGCGTGGAGGGACTTTCCCTATTCGGAGGTATACGGCGCCGTTGCGGACGCCAACGAGTTGCTGAGGTGGCTGGGTGACTTGACACAGAGGCAATCGGATTCCGATCGAGCCGTTTGGGTCGCGCAGAATTACCAAACTATCCTCAAGGTTTCCAAGTCGCTGCTCCGTCGGCTCCTCAAAGTGTTCTACCACTCG GGAACGTTGAGAGAAATGGTGAAGGCAGTGCAGAGAGAGGTGGTGGAGGGTGAGCTATTAAGGGattgtcttgaattgggctcCAATGATTTGAACGGTGTGATTCAAATCCTCAAGGATTTGGAATCGCAATACGGTTCCACCACCCACCAAGAACTATGA